In Prunus dulcis chromosome 1, ALMONDv2, whole genome shotgun sequence, the following are encoded in one genomic region:
- the LOC117619182 gene encoding receptor-like serine/threonine-protein kinase SD1-8, with the protein MALSLRLLCLVSFFSFFSSSPATDTLTPSDMLRDNQTLVSSGGLFEFGFFGESVSGYYLGIWFTADPSNVVWVGNRDFPLIDSSALLQIRSGNLILTDRRQVQSIVNSGNVATTSNTSATLLDTGNFVLRAADTGIIWQSFDAPSDTNLPGMKLGSFNLNTDHQNLQVVNSWASHQNPARGLYTLSIDSSDLTKLSVWRGDGVKMVIAFLDEYEFRFIFENSNGSTNDYDFSLQFNRNEAFYTFSSSKNYDLMWLVMNSTGNLDQNFMLKGKIYSVSHPLCAGSNGGNNGTCLPSIPSQCKDGGAFSEMNGSLPSTSAGSGGSIGISECQTLCQVNCSCTAFASVQNESVCQLYYGSKQNLLKIVEGPGLIYIRDGAPSEDQARREGIINSDHEVRGAIYKKFGRQKDQELPLFSFSTIKAATSDFAKANKLGEGGFGPVYKAKGQEIAVKRLSKISRQGLKEFKNEISVICKLQHRNLVRLLGCCIEAEESILIYEYMPNNSLDSFIFDSGKRVLLDWRKRMNIIEGIAQGLLYPHKYSRLRIIHRDLKTSNILLDCDMNPKISDFGMARIFGDNDTRGQTNRVVGTFGYMSPEYAMDGLFSEKSDVFSFGVIILEIVSGKKSISFFEADQSLNLLGKAWDLWKKGKTMELMDPTLRNYFSSTEVTRCIQMGLLYVQERAMDRPTMSDVVLTLSNETIALPLPKEPAFLSRSSDAELSSSRQRRHSGSDITISEVDGR; encoded by the exons ATGGCCTTGTCTCTTCGTCTTCTTTGCTTGGTATCATTCTTTAGCTTCTTTTCATCATCTCCTGCGACAGACACACTCACGCCTTCAGACATGTTGAGAGACAACCAAACCCTCGTCTCATCTGGTGGACTTTTCGAGTTTGGCTTCTTCGGCGAAAGTGTTTCAGGCTACTATTTGGGAATTTGGTTCACAGCCGATCCAAGCAACGTTGTTTGGGTTGGTAACCGCGACTTTCCCTTAATAGATTCATCCGCCCTACTTCAAATCCGGTCCGGGAATTTGATTCTCACGGACCGGCGACAAGTGCAGAGCATAGTCAATTCAGGAAATGTCGCCACAACTAGTAATACAAGTGCAACACTTCTTGACACTGGAAATTTTGTGCTAAGAGCAGCAGATACAG GTATCATATGGCAAAGTTTTGACGCTCCAAGTGATACGAATCTTCCTGGGATGAAACTTGGGTCGTTTAACCTAAACACAGACCACCAAAACCTTCAAGTTGTTAATTCTTGGGCAAGCCACCAAAACCCAGCTCGTGGCCTCTACACCTTATCCATCGATTCCAGCGACCTAACAAAGCTTTCGGTTTGGCGAGGAGATGGAGTCAAAATGGTAATCGCTTTCTTGGATGAATATGAGTTCCGGTTTATTTTTGAGAACTCAAACGGTAGTACTAACGACTACGACTTTAGCCTCCAGTTCAATAGAAATGAGGCCTTCTACACTTTCAGCAGCAGCAAGAATTACGACCTCATGTGGTTGGTGATGAATTCCACAGGAAACCTCGACcagaattttatgttgaaaGGCAAGATTTATTCTGTGAGTCATCCTTTGTGTGCGGGTTCCAATGGTGGTAATAACGGGACGTGCTTGCCTTCAATACCATCCCAGTGTAAGGATGGAGGTGCTTTTTCTGAGATGAATGGTTCGCTGCCATCTACATCTGCTGGTTCCGGTGGAAGTATTGGGATTTCTGAATGCCAAACGTTGTGCCAGGTCAATTGTTCTTGCACCGCATTTGCTTCAGTTCAGAATGAATCAGTATGTCAACTTTATTATGGGAGTAAACAGAATCTATTGAAGATCGTAGAGGGGCCAGGGCTTATTTACATTCGGGATGGTGCTCCAAGTG AAGATCAAGCCAGACGAGAAGGCATTATCAATAGTGATCATGAAGTTAGAGGTGCAATTTACAAGAAATTCGGCAGACAGAAGGATCAAGAATTGCccctttttagtttttctacAATAAAGGCGGCAACAAGTGACTTTGCCAAGGCCAATAAACTTGGGGAAGGTGGATTTGGGCCTGTCTATAAGGCAA AAGGACAAGAAATTGCAGTGAAAAGGCTGTCCAAAATTTCAAGGCAAGGGTTGAAGGAgttcaaaaatgaaatttcagtAATTTGTAAGCTCCAACACAGGAATTTGGTTAGGCTTTTGGGATGTTGCATTGAAGCAGAAGAAAGTATACTAATTTATGAGTACATGCCAAACAATAGCCTGGattctttcatttttg ATTCAGGCAAACGGGTGCTTTTGGATTGGAGAAAGCGCATGAACATTATTGAAGGGATTGCTCAAGGTCTTCTGTATCCTCATAAATACTCGAGATTAAGGATCATTCACCGAGATTTAAAGACCAGTAATATTCTGTTGGACTGTGacatgaacccaaaaatatctGATTTTGGCATGGCACGAATTTTTGGGGATAATGACACCAGGGGACAAACAAATCGGGTTGTTGGTACATT TGGTTATATGTCTCCGGAGTACGCCATGGATGGtcttttttctgaaaaatcagatGTGTTCAGCTTTGGGGTGATTATACTAGAGATCGTAAGTGGCAAGAAGAGTATATCCTTCTTTGAGGCTGATCAATCTCTAAACTTGCTAGGCAAA GCTTGGGATTTGTGGAAAAAAGGCAAGACCATGGAGTTGATGGATCCAACATTGAGGAATTATTTTTCAAGCACTGAAGTCACCAGATGCATTCAGATGGGTCTTTTGTATGTGCAAGAAAGAGCTATGGACCGACCAACCATGTCAGATGTTGTTTTAACGCTAAGCAACGAAACAATTGCTCTACCTCTTCCTAAAGAACCTGCATTTTTGAGTCGATCCAGTGATGCAGAATTATCTTCAAGTAGGCAAAGACGTCACTCTGGATCTGATATAACGATTTCAGAAGTAGATGGAAGGTAG
- the LOC117621436 gene encoding uncharacterized protein LOC117621436: protein MACRHVDRLIHGARHLMAKRKGAVHLNGMLHHCSEESHGEPMPREWYQKGFPKLTKLTQLLKNADLVDGRLVNISDGSIIMDDHIEHRMLTFKSLAREFIGSPLVQQTLKNDVVALSGGRICNQFVCFSKPNEREPMVVKTLSVVSGFLNITAQQRQSVRVTLSPQITQHRIWTGTLEEVLNGLKSELEYLDHRCPSKGTKMGQQIVASCLKFLADTSTSISYEHDCSSWTRLSPAKVTDSSGLQKWEDVLEMFNDLIDCLKNERELLLYVAKLEVLKEGLSQIKDVLTDRNIGHKEVRHQESLVQKKLTKTLGHSSKCLFTLMLYYLFGHVRDIEVDVRGGIYSSGSENDFCLCMGRIVTSDEEEMVWSGVRQLDRALGLFKFVWETAGMKGALQLQGHIWCVGAEGRTLTYRGNTFFVHGIHV, encoded by the coding sequence ATGGCCTGTAGACATGTAGACAGGTTAATACATGGAGCAAGGCATCTAATGGCTAAGCGAAAGGGAGCTGTCCATTTGAATGGGATGCTACATCATTGCTCAGAGGAGTCTCATGGAGAGCCTATGCCCCGAGAATGGTATCAAAAGGGATTCCCCAAGTTAACAAAACTAACCCaattgttaaaaaatgccgATTTGGTTGATGGAAGGCTTGTTAACATCAGTGATGGTTCGATTATCATGGATGACCATATTGAACACAGAATGCTTACTTTCAAGTCACTTGCCAGGGAATTTATTGGTTCTCCATTAGTTCAGCAAACGTTAAAGAATGATGTCGTGGCGTTGTCAGGTGGTAGAATCTGTAATCAATTTGTGTGTTTCAGTAAACCAAATGAAAGAGAGCCCATGGTTGTAAAAACACTCTCCGTAGTAAGTGGCTTTCTGAACATCACTGCTCAACAAAGACAGTCAGTACGTGTTACATTATCTCCACAGATTACACAGCACCGCATATGGACTGGGACGCTTGAGGAGGTACTCAATGGATTGAAATCTGAGTTGGAATATTTAGATCATCGGTGCCCAAGCAAAGGGACGAAGATGGGACAGCAGATAGTTGCTAGCTGTCTGAAGTTCTTGGCTGACACATCCACATCCATTTCATATGAACATGATTGCTCTTCATGGACGCGCCTATCGCCTGCAAAAGTTACAGACTCTTCTGGTTTGCAAAAATGGGAAGATGTTCTCGAGATGTTCAACGACCTCATTGattgtttgaaaaatgaaagggAGTTACTTCTTTACGTAGCGAAGCTTGAGGTCTTGAAAGAGGGGCTGTCTCAGATCAAGGATGTGTTGACTGATAGAAATATAGGACACAAGGAAGTTCGACATCAAGAAAGCCTAGTGCAGAAGAAGCTGACAAAGACATTGGGTCATTCGTCCAAGTGCCTGTTCACACTTATGTTATATTACCTCTTTGGGCATGTTAGAGATATTGAAGTGGACGTACGTGGCGGCATTTATAGCAGCGGTAGTGAGAACGATTTCTGCTTGTGCATGGGAAGGATTGTGACTTCAGATGAGGAGGAGATGGTTTGGAGCGGGGTGAGGCAGTTGGACAGGGCTCTTGGACTTTTCAAGTTTGTATGGGAAACAGCAGGGATGAAAGGAGCTTTACAACTGCAAGGGCATATATGGTGCGTAGGGGCTGAAGGCAGAACACTTACATATAGAGGAAACACATTTTTTGTCCATGGGATTCATGTTTGA